One genomic window of Halictus rubicundus isolate RS-2024b chromosome 12, iyHalRubi1_principal, whole genome shotgun sequence includes the following:
- the Sur gene encoding sulfonylurea receptor encodes MEFCKRHKLLQVLPRPGRRIAWSWRSENGTVFRITGKDRSEDCPIEVLNILVPLIAVLVALIGFLRHRCGKRRNASRGLLPFHTTRTSLCILILLVLFLEICESFLTTISLSSIFTIFAVFSCWILHRRTEINGGDCGLAFSAAIFAATGLARAWKSFYLSRYGLSIEHVRFATTATSAILCGVFAVLDSYTLYLATRRKRRYLIRREGDRARNVYRHTEATFISRITFHWVVKLLSKGYEVPLECQDLGELPEEESAARQFEKFKRIFEEETSKRKGKLSLWRCFWRRVWFPFLVGGSLKLLGDAATLVGPMTISKILDYISISQNGTSHRVYRSAMTFSEILQNGYFLALLAFVFALLQSTLSQASTHVLCVEGIRLKTSLQALLYDKALRLCSWSIDEDCEKDREQQRSQQTTGDMGTLTNLVSEDSYNVMSFFWIGHYTWAIPLKIAVIVFLLYTKLGISAIIGALCCILLVTPMQLILGKKMSGNFKSVTNRSDARLRLVNEVLQGMKLVKLRAWEDIFEQKIRRTRDEELKMLDKDSFYWTLINFLSHCSSVLMTLFTFGVYYWIEDRGLEAGNVFAGLALFSQLTVPLLIFPVMIPIIINAMVSTTRIKDFLQLPEMENVLPDLGDRKSEIADNASSRTNSVEESTVAATKMHSGVTFGSLDNIEEDEEDGQSCGLREYNLNIDSSVDTLFEKDPEVPVLRMKYCTFSWGCEEGQLLIQNLSFPRGQLTLIVGKTGSGKTSLLLGMLGEIQRTSGSIEWARGAKIAYVAQKPWLLNATLRDNILFGSAHKPRRYRSVLKACALQPDVDILPGHDLTQIGEKGINLSGGQKQRVAIARAIYSDADVVIMDDPLSALDHQVGQQIFDQGIRKLLLRTGRTVIMVTHRLELLSTAHQVIVMDDCRVRATGTKSTIEESDPDLATEWRKAATRQQDSQRAHRIAKERWSLLRLVSRISINVKNKKTSDGSWITEQDAHVNPPTFVPLRMRKTTLSGSRYLAPDLTDLPVPTEEWNIAKKQTKSHRSATRSSSLQPQRPPPPVLRQSSTPTILESGSIIPRKRNNTFDNGQTSGVLKQIFSGRIVPHPDELSLSREKNVLRRLMPSNPTRQMQCGIKKSNQVHEQDHLPVKRLLSVESKGTDNDDTEEKSYDVEDHESLYEDRSGVVTRMICMDYSKAGGWTPGLIYMGVAILCQILRVYTDLWLSRWTDQEREAQAPGEQNTWFYFRVYLALSMGSILLSFVCNAVGQWTGARARRKLHEEAISRLLRVPLSFFECDPVGKILNRFSADMGVIDKKISTSIQRLTFFVLLCGSAIIVNVIISPWFLVAALPTCAVYYLVQRFYRRSARHLQRLDGSTRWPIATHFSETLTGLATLRASRQENRFMDQATRCLDTNTNAFLLLNTSSRWLGIALDYLGAIIVVAATFAALISADLYPNRVTPALVGLAINYTLLVPIYLNWVVKFTAEIEMYMGSVARISAYRHADTEDYQEEDDFQMSKDWPSKGEIIFDNVSLIHHTQREPVISDLNLKIPAGQKIGVCGRTGSGKSSTMMALFRLLEIVQGRIMIDGMDVRRVPLRVLRSRLSAIPQDVIMFGGTIRENLDPLCEHDDRELWNALEVAQIKDAVVSHPEGLSFEVREGGENFSSGQLQLLCMARAILRKSSIIVLDEATSALDAATEKSLLKTMSASFENRTVIVIAHRAAALLDCDRIIVIHEGKIVEEGSPMDLSGRRGGFFANMLKSNEKSEDVAH; translated from the exons ATGGAGTTCTGCAAACGGCACAAGCTGCTGCAGGTTCTGCCGCGACCCGGAAGACGAATCGCGTGGTCCTGGCGGAGTGAGAACGGCACGGTCTTCAGGATCACGGGGAAAGATCGCTCGGAGGACTGTCCGATCGAGGTCCTCAACATCCTCGTACCGTTGATCGCCGTTCTCGTGGCGTTGATCGGTTTCCTGCGGCACAGATGCGGCAAACGGCGCAA TGCCTCCAGAGGGCTACTTCCGTTTCACACAACAAGGACCTCGTTGTGCATATTGATCCTGCTGGTCCTTTTCTTGGAGATTTGCGAATCCTTTCTGACAACTATATCGTTGTCGTCCATTTTTACGATTTTTGCGGTGTTCTCCTGCTGGATCCTTCATCGGAGAACAGAAATCAATGGCGGCGATTGCGGGCTCGCTTTTTCGGCGGCAATCTTCGCTGCCACTGGCTTGGCACGTGCCTGGAAGAGCTTTTACCTGTCCAG atACGGTTTGTCGATCGAACACGTCCGGTTCGCGACGACCGCAACGTCCGCCATTTTGTGCGGTGTTTTCGCAGTCCTGGACTCTTATACACTCTATCTCGCA ACTAGGAGAAAGAGGAGATACTTGATCAGGCGGGAGGGAGACCGGGCGAGGAACGTTTACAGGCACACCGAGGCCACCTTTATCAGCAGAATCACCTTCCACTGGGTGGTCAAGCTGCTGTCGAAAGGCTACGAGGTGCCCCTGGAGTGCCAGGACCTTGGGGAACTACCCGAAGAAGAGTCCGCGGCGAGGCAGTTCGAGAAGTTCAAAAGGATCTTCGAGGAAGAGACG TCGAAGAGGAAGGGAAAGCTGTCCCTGTGGCGATGTTTCTGGAGGCGAGTATGGTTTCCATTCCTCGTCGGAGGGTCGTTGAAGCTGTTAGGGGATGCTGCAACCCTGGTCGGGCCGATGACCATCTCGAAAATCTTGGACTACATCTCGATCTCCCAGAACGGGACCAGTCACCGAGTCTATCGG AGCGCCATGACGTTCTCCGAGATTCTCCAAAATGGCTACTTCCTGGCGTTGCTCGCGTTCGTGTTCGCGCTGCTGCAGAGCACTCTGAGCCAGGCCTCCACTCACGTCCTCTGCGTCGAGGGGATCCGTTTGAAGACGTCTCTTCAG GCGTTGCTGTACGATAAGGCGTTGCGTCTGTGCTCGTGGAGCATCGACGAGGACTGCGAGAAGGACCGGGAGCAGCAGAGAAGCCAGCAGACGACAGGCGACATGGGCACCCTGACGAATCTGGTGTCCGAGGACTCTTACAACGTCATGAGCTTCTTCTGGATCGGCCATTACACCTGGGCCATACCTCTGAAG ATCGCTGTCATCGTCTTCCTGCTCTACACGAAGCTGGGCATCAGTGCCATCATAGGTGCGCTCTGTTGCATTCTCCTGGTCACTCCTATGCAATTAATTTTGGGGAAGAAGATGTCGGGGAACTTCAAGTCCGTCACG AATAGAAGCGATGCGAGGCTGCGTCTCGTCAACGAGGTTCTCCAAGGAATGAAGCTGGTGAAGCTGCGAGCCTGGGAGGACATATTCGAGCAGAAGATCAGGCGAACGAGGGACGAGGAGCTCAAAATGCTGGACAAAGACTCGTTCTATTGGACTCTGATCA ATTTCCTCTCTCATTGCTCCTCGGTCCTAATGACGCTCTTCACGTTCGGGGtctattattggatagaggaccgcGGCCTGGAGGCCGGGAACGTTTTCGCCGGTCTGGCTCTGTTCTCCCAGCTCACCGTGCCTCTTCTGATCTTCCCGGTGATGATACCGATCATCATCAACGCCATG GTATCCACCACGAGGATCAAGGATTTCCTTCAGCTTCCGGAAATGGAGAACGTTCTGCCTGACCTTGGCGACAGGAAGTCGGAGATCGCCGATAATGCCTCTTCGAGGACCAATTCTGTCGAGGAGAGTACT GTAGCAGCGACGAAGATGCACAGCGGAGTAACCTTTGGGTCTTTGGATAACATCGAAGAAGATGAGGAAGATGGACAGTCCTGTGGTCTCAGGGAGTACAACCTGAATATCGATTCTTCCGTGGACACGCTGTTCGAGAAGGATCCGGAAGTTCCGGTCCTCCGGATGAAGTACTGTACGTTCTCCTGGGGCTGCGAGGAGGGACAATTATTAATCCAGAATCTCAGCTTCCCGCGTG GTCAGCTGACGCTAATCGTCGGGAAAACCGGAAGTGGTAAGACGTCGTTACTGCTGGGGATGTTAGGTGAGATCCAAAGGACATCGGGGTCGATCGAGTGGGCCAG GGGTGCGAAGATAGCGTACGTAGCCCAAAAACCATGGCTACTGAACGCAACCTTGAGAGACAATATCCTCTTCGGATCAGCTCACAAGCCGCGAAGATACCGAAGCGTGTTGAAAGCCTGCGCTTTGCAACCGGACGTTGACATACTTCCGGGACATGATCTCACTCAGATCGGTGAAAAGGGGATTAATCTGAGCGGCGGTCAGAAGCAGAGGGTAGCTATAGCTAGGGCGATTTACAGTGACGCGGATGTTGTCATCATG GACGATCCTTTATCCGCTTTGGATCATCAAGTGGGCCAGCAGATCTTCGATCAAGGGATCCGGAAGCTTCTGTTGAGAACTGGACGCACTGTCATCATGGTTACTCACCGATTAGAGTTGCTGTCCACGGCTCATCAG GTGATCGTGATGGACGACTGCCGGGTCCGAGCCACGGGAACCAAATCCACGATCGAGGAATCGGATCCAGACTTGGCTACCGAATGGAGGAAAGCTGCGACAAGACAACAGGACAGTCAGCGAGCTCACAGGATCGCCAAAGAGAGATGGTCTCTGCTCAGACTGGTCTCCAGAATCAGCATCAATGTGAAGAACAAGAAGACCAGCGATGGATCCTGGATCACTGAGCAGGACGCTCATGTG AACCCTCCAACCTTCGTGCCACTCAGGATGCGGAAGACCACGCTTTCAGGGTCACGATACCTAGCTCCAGACCTCACAGACCTTCCAGTGCCCACGGAAGAATGGAACATCGCGAAAAAGCAGACGAAATCGCATCGAAGCGCAACTAGGTCGAGCAGCCTGCAACCACAGAGACCACCGCCGCCTGTTCTTCGTCAAAGCAGCACTCCAACCATACTCGAGAGCGGATCTATCATACCCAG GAAAAGGAACAACACCTTCGACAACGGACAGACCAGCGGCGTTCTTAAGCAGATATTCTCTGGCAG AATTGTCCCGCACCCTGACGAACTGAGCCTGAGCAGAGAGAAGAACGTCCTTCGCAGACTGATGCCGTCGAATCCCACCAGACAAATGCAGTGCGGTATCAAAAA gtCCAACCAGGTGCACGAGCAAGATCATCTTCCAGTGAAGAGGTTGCTATCAGTGGAGTCCAAGGGAACGGACAACGACGATACGGAAGAAA AGAGCTACGATGTTGAAGACCACGAGTCCCTGTACGAAGACAGAAGTGGAGTGGTCACCAGAATGATTTGTATGGATTATTCGAAAGCTGGGGGGTGGACACCTGGTTTGATCTACATGGGGGTAGCTATCCTCTGTCAGATTCTTCGTGTATACACGGACCTGTGGCTCAGTCGCTGGACGGATCAGGAAAGGGAGGCTCAGGCACCGGGAGAACAGAAT ACGTGGTTCTACTTCAGGGTCTACCTAGCCCTCTCCATGGGTTCCATATTGTTATCCTTCGTGTGCAACGCAGTCGGCCAATGGACAGGAGCCAGAGCAAGGAGGAAACTGCACGAGGAAGCAATCTCCAGACTCCTCAGGGTCCCCCTGTCGTTCTTCGAGTGCGATCCCGTTGGGAAGATCCTGAACCGATTCAGTGCCGACATGGGTGTCATCGACAAG AAAATCTCCACGTCGATCCAGAGGTTGACCTTCTTCGTGCTACTCTGCGGGTCAGCGATCATAGTGAACGTGATCATCTCGCCGTGGTTCCTCGTCGCAGCTTTGCCCACCTGTGCCGTTTATTACCTGGTCCAGAGATTTTACAGACGCAGTGCTAGGCACCTGCAACGATTGGATGGCAG TACCCGTTGGCCGATCGCGACCCACTTTTCCGAAACCCTGACAGGTCTAGCGACGCTGAGGGCCTCGAGACAGGAGAATCGATTCATGGACCAGGCCACGAGGTGTTTGGACACCAACACGAACGCGTTCCTTCTGTTGAACACGAGCAGTCGATGGCTGGGCATCGCCttg GACTACCTGGGTGCCATAATAGTGGTTGCAGCGACGTTCGCAGCGCTAATTTCCGCAGACCTCTATCCTAATCGCGTGACACCAGCTCTAGTGGGTCTAGCGATTAATTACACTCTTCTGGTGCCGATCTATTTGAACTGGGTGGTGAAATTCACAGCGGAGATTGAAATGTACATGGGCAGCGTGGCGAGGATCTCAGCTTACAGGCACGCCGATACCGAGGATTACCAAGAAGAAGATG ATTTCCAAATGTCGAAAGACTGGCCCAGCAAAGGCGAGATCATCTTCGACAACGTGTCACTGATACACCACACGCAGAGGGAGCCAGTAATCTCCGATCTAAACTTGAAGATCCCGGCAGGCCAAAAG ATTGGCGTCTGCGGAAGAACCGGAAGCGGCAAGTCCTCCACAATGATGGCGCTCTTCAGGTTACTGGAAATCGTTCAGGGTAGAATCATGATTGACGGAATGGACGTTCGTCGAGTGCCCTTGAGGGTTCTTCGATCCCGGCTCTCGGCGATTCCTCAGGACGTGATCATGTTCGGTGGCACCATTCG TGAGAACTTGGATCCCCTCTGCGAACACGACGATCGAGAACTTTGGAACGCTTTGGAGGTCGCTCAGATCAAGGACGCTGTGGTCTCCCACCCTGAAGGACTCA GCTTCGAAGTTCGAGAAGGCGGAGAAAACTTCTCTTCAGGTCAACTGCAGCTGCTCTGTATGGCCCGTGCAATCCTTCGAAAATCATCAATCATTGTCCTGGATGAAGCAACCAGCGCGCTGGACGCGGCCACCGAAAAGTCGCTCTTGAAAACGATGTCGGCCTCGTTTGAAAACAGAACTGTGATCGTTATCGCG CACCGCGCGGCGGCCCTGCTCGACTGCGATCGAATAATCGTGATCCACGAGGGCAAGATCGTCGAGGAGGGCTCTCCGATGGATCTATCCGGACGACGAGGCGGGTTCTTCGCGAATATGCTGAAGTCTAACGAAAAGAGCGAGGACGTGGCCCACTGA
- the LOC143360102 gene encoding cGMP-dependent protein kinase 1, producing the protein MRFSCFPRPNILGQSRSINLPTLPGNDNSNNIAFTGSYRQPAESDLSYGVIRPLPSAAVTNGTKPLSNSGGKSKAPPPPTQNHSPLPTHEENDQEDARSASDADQPVSNPRGGVIGRTPTPPTAPTPVYDKDAKSRQLIKGAILENEFLGNLEENQVNAVVSAMYPKEIPSNTLVIREGDMGSHLYVSMEGKFDIYQGDNFQRSFGPGVAFGEIALLYNTKRLRTISVKKPGKVWVLDRSVFLTIMMKTAQERMDGNVRFLRQVSVLQKLPEPKDHLLAKISDLLHLEFFLSGANIVTQGEKGDKFYIISGGNVRITKNTEYGGEEELVVLGKGQYFGEKALYDDEGENRRQANAIALAPGVECLTLDRTSFLNYLGGLDEIRNKDWLEEYEKQKRSLTPKNWTNEYSNITLGDLETRGTLGVGAFGRVDLVTLKSDRDTSFALKKLKKKVMVEQQQQEHVLNEKHIMQACDSAFICKLYKTYKDSKYVYFLMEVCLGGDVWTTLQKRRYFDDATAQFMVGCVVEGFDHLHTLNIVYRDLKPENLMLDSRGYLKLVDFGFSKKIGPSKTWTFAGTPEYVAPEIILNRGHDRAVDYWALGILTHELLVGKPPFRAADHMTTYNKILKGIEVVGIPSTVSKNASNLIKKLLRLRPSERLGYQRNGIQDIRDHKWFNSFNWQGLQKLTMPAPIVPTVRNQIDTRNFERYPPDNSVPPDEFSGWDAQF; encoded by the exons ATGAGGTTCTCGTGCTTCCCGAGACCGAACATCCTGGGACAGAGTCGTAGCATCAATCTCCCCACTCTGCCTGGGAACGACAACTCCAACAATATCGCCTTC ACCGGAAGCTACAGGCAACCTGCGGAATCAGACCTGAGCTACGGCGTG ATACGTCCCTTACCCAGTGCAGCAGTGACCAATGGAACGAAACCACTTTCGAACTCCGGCGGGAAGAGCAAAGCTCCGCCACCGCCCACGCAAAATCATAGTCCTCTGCCCACGCACGAGGAAAATGATCAAGAAGATGCCAGAAGCGCGAGCGACGCTGACCAACCTGTCAGCAACCCTAGGGGTGGCGTTATCGGTAGAACGCCTACGCCACCCACTGCACCCACCCCTGTTTACGACAAAGATGCCAA GAGCCGTCAGCTGATTAAGGGAGCTATTTTGGAGAATGAGTTCCTCGGCAACCTCGAAGAGAACCAGGTGAACGCGGTGGTGTCCGCGATGTACCCTAAGGAGATACCATCGAACACCTTGGTGATCCGTGAGGGAGACATGG GGTCGCATCTGTATGTCTCGATGGAGGGCAAGTTCGACATCTACCAGGGCGACAACTTCCAAAGAAGCTTCGGCCCAGGGGTCGCCTTCGGAGAGATAGCTCTGCTGTACAATACCAAACGACTTCGTACCATCAGCG TGAAGAAACCTGGGAAAGTATGGGTACTGGACAGGTCCGTGTTCCTCACCATCATGATGAAGACAGCCCAGGAGAGGATGGACGGCAACGTCAGGTTCCTGCGGCAGGTGTCCGTTCTCCAGAAACTACCCGAACCGAAGGACCACCTGCTCGCCAAGATCTCCGACCTCCTACACCTG GAGTTCTTCCTCTCCGGCGCTAACATCGTAACGCAAGGTGAGAAAGGTGACAAATTCTACATAATCAGCGGGGGCAACGTCAGGATCACGAAGAACACGGAATACGGCGGCGAGGAGGAACTGGTTGTCCTCGGGAAAGGTCAGTACTTCGGAGAGAAGGCCCTTTACGACGACGAGGGTGAGAATCGACGGCAGGCGAACGCTATAGCTCTTGCGCCAGGGGTCGAGTGTCTGACCTTGGACCGAAC CTCGTTTTTGAACTATCTGGGCGGTCTCGACGAAATTCGAAACAAGGACTGGCTAGAAGAGTACGAGAAGCAGAAGCGATCTTTGACGCCGAAGAACTGGACCAACGAATACTCCAACATCACTTTAGGCGATTTAGAGACGAGAGGCACTTTAGGGGTCGGAGCATTCGGCAGGGTCGACCTGGTCACCTTGAAATCGGACCGAGACACGAGCTTCGCGTTGAAGAAGCTGAAGAAGAAGGTGATGGTCGAGCAACAGCAGCAGGAACACGTGTTGAACGAGAAGCATATCATGCAGGCTTGCGATTCGGCGTTCATATGCAA GCTCTATAAGACGTACAAGGACAGCAAGTACGTGTACTTCCTGATGGAGGTCTGCCTCGGTGGAGATGTCTGGACGACTCTTCAGAAAAGAAGATACTTCGACGACGCGACCGCGCAATTCATGGTGGGCTGCGTGGTGGAGGGTTTCGATCATCTTCACACGCTGAACATAGTGTACCGGGATCTGAAACCGGAAAACCTGATGTTAGACTCTCGCGGATACTTGAAGCTC GTTGATTTCGGCTTCAGCAAGAAGATAGGACCCTCCAAGACCTGGACATTCGCAGGCACGCCGGAGTACGTGGCACCGGAAATCATCCTAAACAGGGGACACGACAG GGCGGTGGACTACTGGGCCCTCGGGATCCTAACTCACGAGCTACTAGTTGGCAAACCACCGTTTCGTGCCGCGGATCACATGACCACCTACAACAAGATCTTGAAGGGTATCGAAGTGGTCGGGATACCGAGTACGGTCAGCAAGAACGCGAGCAACCTGATCAAAAAGCTTCTTCGTCTGAGACCCTCTGAACGCCTCGGATACCAACGGAACGGCATACAGGACATACGAGATCACAA ATGGTTCAACTCGTTCAACTGGCAGGGCTTGCAAAAACTAACAATGCCAGCGCCGATCGTGCCCACG GTACGGAATCAAATCGATACAAGGAACTTCGAGAGGTACCCGCCGGACAACAGTGTGCCTCCGGACGAGTTCTCCGGATGGGACGCGCAATTCTAA